From a single Rosa rugosa chromosome 7, drRosRugo1.1, whole genome shotgun sequence genomic region:
- the LOC133723223 gene encoding uncharacterized protein LOC133723223, whose translation MAFIGHRRFLGRNHPYRKQKAAFNNFPEHSPHPVPLTGEEVLCRVEEEVLNWLFGKKYPQPPYKGAEDETRPCWKKKSIFFKLDYWKFLPVRHCLDVMHIGKDVCDSLIGTLLNIPGKTKDGAKTRLDLVELGIRLELQPNFEGPKKQCLPLVPEDYSSNISNLVSMDDLRLSGLKSHDSHALMQQLLPIAIRGVLEKPVRIAVIRLCLFFNEICCKTIDVSRLPKIQSDLVETLCELEKYFPPSFFDIMVHLTVHLVREVELCGPVFFRWMYPFERYMKVCKGYVRNRNRPEGCIAECYTAEEAVEFIAKTFFNDNTVGIPAAPNREDKPTSGATVVSVYGKLFDQAYLCLLQNTDEIRSYFSLKNEFPRFENNKKWLTDKQNKTFADWLKEMVAGQLSEPGCDIPEIVRWLGNKPSNEVPKFSGYKIRGVQDKRLVTDDMSFYGVMNEIWELEYENFRFPIFKCDWVENGRGVQVDDFGFTLVNLNRKGHLNNTSILGRCVEQIFYVEDPVDPLWSVVIRIPTRDYHDFETDDEIGNILINHHPAAAAMSSIEFSGHLADEEEMGYLRVGKEDIVVDG comes from the exons ATGGCATTCATTGGGCATCGAAGATTTTTAGGAAGAAACCATCCCTATCGAAAGCAAAAGGCTGCCTTCAACAACTTCCCTGAGCATTCACCTCATCCTGTGCCTTTGACTGGTGAAGAAGTATTGTGTAGGGTAGAGGAGGAAGTTTTGAACTGGCTTTTTGGGAAGAAATATCCTCAACCTCCGTATAAGGGTGCCGAGGATGAAACCAGGCCTTGTTGGAAGAAAAAGTCTATATTTTTTAAACTTGACTATTGGAAATTTCTACCGGTTCGGCATTGCCTTGATGTGATGCATATCGGAAAAGATGTATGCGATAGTCTAATAGGGACCTTGTTAAATATTCCTGGAAAAACAAAGGATGGGGCGAAAACTCGGTTGGATTTGGTGGAATTGGGTATTAGATTAGAACTGCAGCCTAATTTTGAAGGTCCCAAAAAACAGTGCTTGCCATTG GTTCCTGAAGACTATTCTTCCAACATATCAAATCTGGTTTCCATGGATGATTTAAGGCTTAGTGGACTTAAATCCCATGATAGTCACGCTTTAATGCAGCAACTCCTCCCTATTGCCATCCGAGGTGTGCTTGAAAAGCCGGTGAGAATTGCTGTGATCAGGTTATGCCTGTTTTTCAACGAAATCTGCTGCAAGACTATCGATGTGTCAAGGCTGCCGAAAATCCAAAGTGATCTTGTTGAAACATTGTGTGAGCTGGAAAAGTACTTTCCTCCATCCTTTTTTGACATAATGGTTCATCTAACGGTCCACCTAGTTAGAGAGGTGGAGTTATGTGGACCGGTTTTCTTTCGATGGATGTATCCATTCGAGAGGTATATGAAGGTGTGTAAAGGATATGTTCGCAATAGAAATCGGCCGGAAGGTTGTATTGCCGAGTGTTACACTGCTGAAGAGGCGGTTGAATTTATAGCAAAAACTTTTTTCAATGATAATACTGTTGGCATCCCAGCTGCCCCAAACAGAGAAGACAAGCCGACCTCAGGAGCTACAGTTGTCAGTGTCTATGGCAAGTTGTTTGACCAAGCTTATCTCTGTCTGCTTCAAAACACAGATGAAATTAGAAGCTACTTTAG TTTGAAGAATGAGTTTCCAAGATtcgaaaataataaaaagtggCTTACGGAcaagcaaaacaaaacatttgcTGATTGGTTGAAGGAGATG GTTGCTGGTCAACTCAGTGAACCAGGTTGTGACATCCCCGAGATTGTGAGGTGGCTTGGAAATAAACCAAGCAATGAAGTTCCAAAGTTTAGTGGTTACAAAATAAGGGGAGTTCA GGATAAAAGGCTGGTTACTGATGACATGAGCTTCTATGGGGTGATGAACGAAATATGGGAGCTCGAGTATGAAAATTTTAGGTTCCCTATATTTAAGTGTGATTGGGTAGAGAATGGAAGGGGTGTTCAAGTAGATGATTTTGGATTTACACTGGTGAATTTGAATAGGAAGGGTCACCTAAATAACACTTCTATTTTGGGAAGATGTGTTGAGCAGATCTTCTATGTTGAAGACCCTGTTGATCCATTGTGGTCAGTTGTTATTAGAATCCCAACAAGAGATTACCATGACTTTGAAACTGATGATGAGATTGGTAACATTTTAATTAATCACCATCCCGCCGCTGCTGCGATGTCATCTATTGAGTTTTCTGGTCACTTAGCTGATGAGGAAGAAATGGGCTACCTACGAGTTGGAAAAGAAGATATAGTTGTCGATGGATAA
- the LOC133723477 gene encoding uncharacterized protein LOC133723477, with the protein MTPNLLCIWHIEKNILAHCKGQFKEDADWVSFISSWTALVKSWDESTFNEAWNCFQIEYKDYASVLTYIGNTWIPWKERFVFAWTGQTSHFGNNVTSRAEGAHGTLKKYLQVSIGGLREVKDNICLAIQNQFQEIKTQLASEKIRVPQKLCIPFFKEVINKVSFYALFELQKQYLLANTKDYSSQCKHQFSKTMGLPCVHMIKEMNIEVLPINLIHKQWRIDTRSFGNDHHASLDHEDPFSSLVYEIKEKYEKQPLMQKEKTIRQLSQILGASCPLIFEPTLQPHKGHPVGSNKRKETSSTKREPSYFEVVEKAPRKCRGCGNIGHYQQVSITRKAYFTRNTVR; encoded by the coding sequence ATGACTCCAAATCTTTTATGCATATGGCATATTGAAAAAAATATTCTTGCTCATTGTAAGGGTCAGTTTAAGGAAGATGCAGATTgggtttcttttatttcttcttgGACTGCACTAGTAAAGTCTTGGGATGAGTCGACGTTCAATGAAGCTTGGAACTGTTTTCAGATTGAGTACAAagactatgcttcagttttgaCTTACATTGGGAACACTTGGATTCCATGGAAAGAAAGGTTTGTATTTGCATGGACGGGACAGACTTCACATTTTGGTAATAATGTTACTTCTAGAGCAGAAGGTGCACATGGAACCTTAAAGAAATATCTTCAAGTTTCTATTGGTGGTCTACGTGAAGTAAAGGACAATATTTGTCTTGCTATTCAAAATCAGTTTCAGGAAATTAAAACTCAACTTGCAAGTGAAAAGATTCGTGTTCCTCAAAAGCTTTGCATCCCTTTCTTTAAAGAGGTGATTAATAAGGTATCTTTCTATGCTTTGTTTGAGTTACAAAAGCAATATTTGTTGGCAAATACCAAAGATTATTCATCTCAATGCAAGCACCAGTTTTCCAAAACCATGGGTCTGCCATGTGTGCACATGATTAAGGAGATGAACATTGAAGTGTTGCCTATAAATCTGATTCATAAGCAATGGAGGATTGACACAAGATCTTTCGGTAATGATCATCATGCAAGCTTGGATCATGAAGATCCATTTAGTAGTCTTGTATATGAGATTAAAGAGAAGTATGAAAAACAGCCACttatgcaaaaagaaaaaaccataAGACAGCTTTCTCAGATTCTTGGTGCATCTTGTCCTTTAATTTTTGAGCCTACTCTTCAACCTCACAAAGGTCATCCGGTAGGATCAAATAAAAGAAAGGAAACTAGCTCTACAAAGCGGGAACCTTCATATTTTGAGGTAGTGGAGAAGGCACCTCGAAAATGTAGGGGCTGTGGCAATATCGGCCATTATCAACAAGTGTCCATCACTAGGAAAGCCTACTTCACTAGGAACACAGTGAGATAA